In Tsuneonella sp. CC-YZS046, the genomic window CAGCACCTGATCCGGGTCGTGACCATCGCCCCCGGCATCTTCTGGACACCGATGCTGGCGGGCCTGCCGCAGGCCGCGCAGGATTCGCTCGGCCAGCAGGTTCCCCACCCCAGCCGCCTCGGCAAGCCGGAGGAATATGCCCAGCTTGTCGAAAGCATCGTGACCAATCCGATGCTGAACGGTGAGACCATCCGCCTGGACGGCGCGATCCGGATGGCCCCGCGATGAGCGCCGAGCCGGTCCTGTTCGAACGCGATGGCGCGATTGCCAGGCTGGTCCTCAACCGGCCGGATCAGGGCAATGCGATCGATCTGGGCATGGCGCGGACGCTGTTCGAGGCCGCGGTGCGGTGCGATACTGATGGGTCGATCCGCTGCGTCGTCCTGACCGGGGCCGGGCGTCTTTTCTGCGCGGGCGGAGATGTCGGCGTGATGGCCAAGGCCGGGGATGATGCGCCAGCCGTGGTCGGAGAGCTTGCCAGCACGCTTCACATGGCAGTGGCGCGGCTCGCCCGGATGCGGAAGCCGCTGCTTGTTTTGGTCAACGGCCCGGCGGCAGGCGCGGGGCTGAGCCTCGCCATTGCCGGCGATGTCGTGATCGCCGGGGAGTCCGCGCATTTCACCGCCGCCTATGGCGCGATCGGCCTCAGCCCCGATGGCGGGATGAGCTGGCTGCTGCCGCGCCTGGTGGGCCTGCGCAAGGCGCAGGACATCATCCTCACCAATCGCCGCATCAAGTCGGACGAAGCGGAACGGATCGGACTTGTCACCCGCACGGTGGCCGATGACGCGCTCGCAGCGGAAGGCGAAGCGGCGGCCGGAACGCTTGCCGCATCGGCCACGGCGGCGCTGGGCGCGGCCCGCGCCCTGTTGACCGAGGCCTATACGTCCGGGCTGGAAACCCAGATGGAGCGCGAAGTCCGCGCTATCTCCAACGCCGCAGGCAGCGCCGAATGCAAGGAAGGCCTTGCCGCGCTGTTCGCCAAACGCAAACCCGATTTTGAAGGAGCCGGATCATGAGCGAAGCCTATATCGTCGAAGCAGTGCGCACCGCAGGCGGCCGCCGCAATGGCGGATTGGCCGGTGTCCATCCCAACGACCTGGGCGCCAGGGTGGTCGATGCGCTGCTCGACCGGACCCAGATCGATCCGGCGGCGGTGGATGACGTAATCATCGGCTGCGTCACCCAGGCCGGGGAGCAGTCCTTCGCGCTGGGCCGCAATGTCGTGCTGGCCTCCCGCCTGCCGGTTAGCGTGCCCGCCGTGACCATCGACCGGCAGTGCGGATCGTCCCAGCAGTCGATCCATTTCGCGGCCCAGGCCGTGATGTCCGGCACGCAGGACATGGTCATCGCGGGCGGGGTGGAAAGCATGAGCCGGGTGCCGATGTTCTCCAACTTCATGCTGCACAAGCAGGCCGGGATCGGCACCGCGCCGTGGAGCCAGGCGGTGATGGACCGCTTCGGCGTTGCGGAGTTCAGCCAGTTCACCGGCGCGCAGATGATGGCCGACAAATACGGCTTCTCGCGCGACGACATGGATGAATTTGCGCTATGGAGCCATCAGAAGGCGGCGGCGGCCATAGAAGCAGGCGCCTTCAAGGCGGAGATCGTGCCGGTCGAGACGGAAAACGGCATCTTCGCGCAGGATGAAGGGGTGCGGTTCGATGCCTCGATGGAAGGCATCGGTTCGGTCAAGCCGCTGCAGGAAGGCGGCACCATCACCGCCGCCAATGCCAGCCAGATCAGCGATGGCGCGTCGGGCGCGCTTATCGTCAACGAAAAGGCGCTCAAGGATCACGGGTTGACGCCGATCGCCCGTATCCACAACCTGACCGTCACGGCAGGCGATCCCATCATCATGCTGGAGGAACCGCTCCCCGCCACGCGCAAGGCATTGCAGCGCGCCGGCCTGAGCATCGGCGATATCGACCTGTTCGAAGTGAATGAGGCCTTCGCTTCGGTCCCGCTCGCCTGGATCAAGGAACTGGGCGCGGATCCGGCCAGGCTCAACGTCAACGGCGGGGCGATCGCGCTGGGCCATCCGCTGGGCGCATCGGGCGCCAAGCTGATGGCGACGCTGGTCCACGCCCTGCGTGCGCGCGGCAGGCGCTGGGGTCTGCAGACGATGTGCGAAGGCGGCGGTATCGCCAATGTCACCATCGTGGAGGCACTGTAATGACGCTGAAGACCCGCTTCACGGAATTGCTCGGGATCGAGCATCCCATCGTCCAGGGCGGCATGATGTGGGTCGGCTATGCGGAGCTGGCCGCCGCCGTTTCCAATGCGGGCGGGCTGGGCATCATCACCGCCCTCACCCAGCCGACGCCGGACGATCTGCGCCGCGAGATCGACCGTTGCCGGACGATGACGGACAAGCCCTTCGGCGTGAACCTCACCATCCTGCCCAGCGTCAACCCGCCGCCCTATGCCGAATATCGCCAGGCGATCATCGACAGCGGCGTGACCATCGTCGAAACCGCCGGCTACAAACCGCAGGAGCATGTCGACGAGTTCAAGGCGCATGGGGTCAAGGTGATCCACAAATGCACGGCGGTGCGCCACGCGGTGTCGGCCCAGAGGATGGGCGTGGACGCGATCTCGATCGACGGGTTCGAATGCGCCGGTCATCCCGGTGAGGACGATATTCCGGGCCTGATCCTGATCCCCGCCGCCGCGGACAAGATCACCATCCCGATGATCGCCAGCGGCGGTTTCGGCGACGGGCGCGGGCTGGCGGCCGCGCTGGCGCTGGGTGCGGACGGGATCAACATGGGCACGCGTTTCTGCGCCACGGTGGAGGCGCCGATCCACGACAACATCAAGCAGTTGATCGTCGAGAATGACGAGCGCGCGACCAATCTGATCTTCCGCAAGTTCAAGAACACCGGGCGCGTGGCCAAGACCAGCGTGTCCGACAAGGTGGTGGAGATTTCCAACCAGCCGGATTCCGTGTTCGAGGATATCCGCCCGCTGGTGTCCGGGGCCAAGGGCCGCGAGGCGCTGCAGACCGGCGATGTGGACGCGGGGCTGGTCTGGGCCGGGCAGATTCAGGGCCTGATCCACGACATCCCGACCTGCGAGGAACTGATCGGCCGGATCGTCAGGGATGCGGAGAACATCATTACCGGCAGGCTCGCCAACATGCTCGCGCAGGCAGCATGACGGAAGCGAAGGCCGAACGGCAAGGTCCCCTGCTGGGCGTGCGCGTGCTGGAATTTGCCGGGCTGGGTCCCGCCCCCTTCTGCAGCATGCTGCTGGCGGACATGGGCGCGGACATCATCCGCATCGACCGCCCCGGGCAGGGACCGGACCCGCGCGACGTGACGTGGCGCGGACGCCGCTCGCTGGCGCTGGATCTCAAGCGGCCGGAAGACCTCGAAACCTGCCTGGCAGCAGCGGACCGGGCCGATGTGCTGATCGAAGGCTTCCGCCCCGGCGTGATGGAGCGGCTTGGCCTGGGGCCGGAGCAGATCCATGCCCGCAATCCGCGCCTGGTCTATGCGCGGATGACCGGCTGGGGCCAGACCGGCCCTCTCGCCCATACGGCCGGGCACGACATCAACTACATCGCCCTGACCGGAGCGCTCGCCGAAATGGGCATTCCGGGCACGCCCCCCTCCCCGCCGCTCAATCTCGTCGGAGATTTCGGCGGCGGCGCGCTCTACCTCGCCTTCGGTATCGTGTCAGCGCTACTGGAACGCACCCGCTCCGGCCAGGGGCAAGTGATTGACGCCGCCATCGTGGATGGCACCGCGTCGCTGATGTCTTTCTTTCAGGGGATTTCCGCCAGCGGGTGGACCGAAATGGGCCGGACCCGCAATTTCCTGGCCGGTCAGGCCCCCTATTACGGCACCTATGCCTGCGCCGACGGCAAATATGTCGCGGTGGGTCCGCTCGAGCCGCAGTTCTTCGCCATTCTGGCGGACAAGCTCGAACTCGATCCGGCGCTGTTCGCAAATCGTGAAGACCCGGCGAACTGGGCCAAGGGACGCGAGGCGCTCGCCGCCATCTTCGCCTGGCGCACACGCGACGAATGGTGCGAATTGCTGGAAGGGACCGACGCCTGCTTCTCGCCGGTGCTCGAACTCGAAGAAGCGCCGCATCATCCACATATGGCGGCGCGCGGCATCTATTTCGAGCAGGGCGGCGTCATCCAACCTGTTCCTGCGCCTCGCTTTTCCCGCACCCCAGGCAAGGCCGGAGCGCGCCCCTGCGCCGCCGGGGAAGGCGGGATGGAAGCCCTTGCCGAGTGGGACGTGATCCCCCGGGACTGAACCGGAGCGCAGCTATTCGGCCGCCTCGAGATGCTCCAGGCGATAGAATGTCCGGCCGTTGCGCACCTCACGCCCGGCTATGGTCGCGCCATAGATGGAAACGGCCTGATCCTCGCTGATGACGCCATTGTTGAGATCCGCCTCCACGGCCTGCGGATCGCGCTTCCGCGGATTGCCGTAGCCGCCGCCGCCGGGTGACGCGAGGCGGACCTTGTCGCCCGCATGCAGCGGAAGCTTTTCCGCCTTGCTGCGAAAGGGCGGGATGACTTCCTTGCCATCGATCACCAGCCTGACCTGGTTGGATTGCGCCTTGCCTCCGCCGCCGATGCCGAACGGGCTGTAATCCACCCGGTCACCCAGAATGCTGATGGTGCAATCGGCCAGCGCCTCGATCCCATAGGCCGTGCCGCAGCCGCCGCGATGCTCGCCCGCACCGCCCGATTCTTCGCGAATGGCGAGATATTCGAACCGCACCGGATAGCGATGCTCCGACATCTCGACCGACATGAAGCGCGCCATCGATCCTGGCGGCGTGCCATTAACCAGCCCGTCGGATTCCCGGCTCCCGCCATAGCCGCCCGGATAGGGATAGACCGCCACGAAATAGCCGCCGGTTTCCGGCCTGTTTCCGGTGATCGTCAGCACGCCGGTGGTGCCGAAAGGCGCCGCTGGAACCTGCTCCGGGATCGCCTGCGCCAGCGCGCCGAACACGACATCCACCACGCGCTGGGTAACGTCCGTGGTGCCGCCAACCGGAACGGGATATTGCGCCGACAGGATGGACGGGCGCGGGATATGAAAGCCGATGGGTCGGAACGCCCCGCCATTCACCGGCACATCCGGGAACACATGCTTGATCGCCACCAGGCACATCGACATGGCGGTGCTGTCCGAAATATTCATCGGACCACGCGCCTTCTCCTCCGTGCCGGTGAAATCCATCAGGATGGAATCACCTTCCACCTTCAGCGTCACCACCACCTTGAGCGGGCGGTCTTCTACTCCGTCATTGTCAAACCAGTCTTCGAAACGATAGGAGCCATCCGGAATTTCCGCGATGTAGGAGCGCATCTGCCGTTCCGACCGGTCGAGGATTTCCGCGATGCATTCCTGCAGCGTTTCCACGCCATAACGCTCGATCAGATTGTCCAGCCCCCGCGCGCCCACAGTGAAGACGTTCATCATGGCTGCCAGATCGCCCTCGAGTTGGCGCGGCAGACGGACATTGGCCTTGATAATGGTGAGAACGCCGTCGTTGAAGCGGCCCTGATCGCACAGCTTCATCGGCGGGATGATGATCCCTTCCTGATGGATCTCGGTGGCAGACGGCGCCCAGCCACCCGGCACGCTGCCGCCCATGTCCATCCAGTGGCCGGTATTGGCGAACAGGCCGAACGGCTTTCCGTCCACGAATACCGGCTTCACCAGCACGACGTCGTTGAGATGGGTGCCGCTGATATAGGGATCGTTGACGATCCACAGATCGCCGTCGCGAAAACCGCCCTGCTGCTTCGCCACCGCGATCACGCGCTGCACCGTCCATTGCATGCTGGCGAGGAACAGCGGCAATCCATAGCTGCCCTGTGCGATAGTCTCGCCGGTTTCAGCGTCATAGAGGCCATGTGCGCAATCATTGGTTTCCGAAATGATCGGCGACAGCGCCGCGCGGATCAGATGGAGATCCATCTCATCGGTGATCTGTTCCAGCGCGCCGCGCACCACCGAAAGGGTAACGGGATCAGCCATCACGCCATCTCCACCAATATATTGCCTGCCACGTCCACCCTCGCCACCATATCAGGTTCTATCACAGTCGTGGTATCCGCCTGCTCGATAATCGCCGGGCCTGAAAAATGCTGCCCCGGCTTCAGGAACTCGCGCTGATAGATCGGCGTATCGAGCCAGCTTTCGAAGCGCACCTTGCGGTATGCCTGAGGGACCGCTTCGCCCGGGGAAAGTTCTTGCGCGGGGGTTGTGCCACCCCGGTTGCGCTCCCCATGCACCGTGGTCTTGAGGCTCACCAGCGTCACCGGCAGATCGCCCGGCGCATCGCCATTTTCCCGCGCATAGACTTCGCGGAAGCCTTCAGCCATGCGCTCCGGCGACCAATCCGCCTGGATCGGCACGCGCAGGCTGTGGATCTGCCCGGCGAAGGACATCAGCGCGACATGCTCGACGAGGCTGCGCTCAATATCGTTGGCGGAAATGGCGAGCTTGCGCTCCCCCTCCTCGCGCTGCGATTTCAGGGCCGCCGCGGTCCATGCGGCGTCGATTTCCGCCGTAGGGCGCTCGACCGTCAGCGACATGTCGTAGCGGATATCGGCGATGGCGCAGCCGAGCGCGCATTGCACACCGGGATGCGGCGGCAGCAGCATGGTCTTGATGCCAACCTCGCGCATGATCGCAGCGCCGTGCAGCGGCCCTGCCCCGCCAAAGATCACCAGTGCGAAATCGCGCGGATCGTGGCCCTGCTCCACCGTCAGCAGCCGGGTCCGCCCGGCCATGGTGTGATTGACCAGCGTGAGGATCGCCAACGCGGTTTCTTCCGCATCGAGGCCGATCTGCGCCCCAAGCTCGCCCAGCGCCTTGCGCGCCGTGTCGACATCCAAGCGGTCTATATTCTTGAGGCCAATCGGATTTTCCGGATTGATCCGGGCCAGCACCGCGTTGGCGTCGGCCACCGTGGGCCGGGTGCCGCCCCGTCCGAAGCAGACCGGCCCCGGCACCGCGCCCGCGCTTTCCGGCCCGACCTTGAGCATACCCCCCCGGTCGAGCGAGGCGATGGACCCACCGCCCGCGCCAATGGTATGCACGTCGATCATCGGCAGGCGCAACGGTATGCGGAAATCCAGCTCGGTCGTCTCGGCGACCGGCGGCTGGCCGTCGACCACCACCGCCACGTCGTAGCTGGTCCCGCCCATGTCGCCGGTGATGATCTTGTTGAAGCCGGCCTCGCTGGCGAGGCGCGCGGCGGCCATGACCCCTGCCGCCGGGCCGGAGCGCACGATGTTGGCGGCCCTTTCAGGCAGGGTGGCCAGCGGCACCAGGCCGCCGTTGGATTGCATCACCAGCGTCTGCGCGGAATAGCCGCCATCGGCCAGCCGGCTCTGGAGCCGTTCCGCATAGCGGGAAACGAGGGGCTGCAGATATGCCTGCACCGTGGCGGTGCTGGTACGCTCGAACTCGTAATATTCGCGCACCACATCGCTGGAAATCACCACCTGCCAATCGTTGCGGGCGGCACGCAGGATTTCGGCCGTGCGCCGCTCATGCTCCGGATTAGCGTAGGAATGGAGATAGGAGACGACGACCGCCTCCAACTCCATCCGGGCCAGCGCCGAGGCGAGCGCCCTTACCGCTTCCTCGTCCAGTGGCGTGACCACATTGCCTTCATGGTCCATCCGTTCCGCCACTTCCCAGCGCTGGCTGCGCGGGATCAGCGGATTGTGCGCGCCAGTCAGCCCATAGCTGCGCTGGCGGTCGCGGCGGCCAAGCTCCAGAATGTCGCGAAAGCCTTCGGTGGTAATCAGCGCGACCCGGGCGCCCTTGCGCTCGATCACCGCATTGGTGGCGATGGTGGTGCCGTGCAGGATCAGGGACAATTCGCCCGGCGCCACCCCGGATGCTTCCAGCGCATCGGCCAGGCCGCGCGACGGATCGTCAGGCGTGGACGGGACTTTCACCACACGGTCGGGCTGTCCGCCGCCCGGGCTGAGATAAAGGTCGGTGAAGGTTCCGCCGACATCGATACCAACAATCGCACTCATTACCTTCAGCCTGCCCTTCCCGTTTCGCGCCGGTATCGCGACCAGTCATGGACCGGCCACATGTCCTGATCCTCGCCATGGCCGGTCTTGCCGTTGATGGACCATTCCATCAGTCCGTTATGATCGATGAAGCTGTGGCGGATCAGCGTGATCCCGCTCAGCTTCTTGCCTTCCGCCTCCAGCCTGCGGCCATATTCGTCCACGCCCTCGATAAGGATGCGCTCGACGAAGCCTGTTCGCGGATCGCGCTCGACGCGGCGCATGCCTTCCACCAGATCGCCGATCTCGCCATCCTTGATCATGAAGCCATAAGCGAGCTGTTCGGACAGCTCGTTGGCCTTGGTCACGAACAGGAAGCAATCGTCGGGCGAGGCGATGCCGGTGACATAGGCGCTCTTGCGAGGGCGATGCTCAGGGCGCGGACCCCAGCTGCGGTCACGCATGGCCAGGCAATCCACCGCGATCTCCTCGCCGTGCAAATGCAGCTTGCCGGTCACCCGCCCGAACTGGTCGAAATGGGTCAGGTCCCCGAAAGCAGAACCGGGCTTGCGCAGCGGGCGCGGCGGCATCACCGCCTCGAAGCACAGGTCGGCCTTCAGCAGGTCGCCGTCCTCATAGCCGATCCGATAGACCTTCAGCGGCTCCAGCGTCTTGAGCGACACCCCGTTGCGGAGCGTTATGTCGTTCAGGTCCGCATCTTCCTGCAGCGGCATGACGGTAAGGTTGCTGGAATAGGGCACTTCCCACGGCAAGGTCGCGCTATCGTCCCACACCCAGGCGCCGCCCGATACCGTGCCGATATTGGGCCGGATCATGTTGTAGAACCAGCCGCCCATCTTGCGCTCCGGAATGCAGAAGGAAAACCAAGCCGTTTCCGTCATCCACCAGCGGTCGCCCATCTGGGCGAAATGGAAATTGTCGTCGCTCGCCATTATCTCGCGCATCGAGCTGTCCCTCTCAAATTTCAATGTAATGGCGGCCGGCGATGCTGCCGGATGCTTCCGCGCTCAATTGCGCGCCGCGCACCCCGGCGCCGGCGAAATAGGTCAGCGCCTGATCGAAGGACACGCCCTCCTGCCTGAGCGCGGCGCACAGCGCCTGCTGCCCTTGTTCCACGCTGCCCGGGCGAGCGCCCAGCAGCCTTTCCAGTTCGGCCAGTTCGACCGCCTCGATATCCCGGCCATAGCGATCAATCGCCTTGAGGTATTTCACCACCTTGGCCGCATTCTTGGCGGCGGCGCTGGCGGCCGGATCGCTGCTGCGCGGCACGATGATATTGCCGAGGTCGGCGATCACCCTGTCATACAGCGAAGTATATTCCGTCTCGGGCGAATCCACCGGCGGCGCCCGCTCGATCTCCGTCCCGCTGGCCGCCGACAGGGCCTCCACCAGCAAGCGCCGGTTGAGCCCACGCGAAACGATCGCATGGGCCGGCTCGCTGGCGAAATTGCGGTGGCGGATCACCACGACGCGGGTGGAGACCAGCACGCGATGGTAAAGCAGGCTGGCCCGGTCGATCGGCGCGCCCACGGCTTCCTCATAGCAGCGCAGGGCTTCGAAATAATCCGGGACCGGCTCCATCACGCAGCGCATGGAAAACCAGGCGATGTCGTCCATCGGATCGCCCAGATGCGCAAATTCCCAGTCGATCAGCGCGGTCAGTTCGCCCTTGTCATACATGAAATTGCCGGGGCCGGCGTCGCCATGGGCCAGCACCGGCGCGCGGTCCGTTTCGGGCACATGCTTGCGCAGCCAGAGGAACGCGAATTCGAGCAGCGGGTCATCCTCGCCCACCTCGCGATACATCGCCTCCCATATGTCCAGCTCGTTGACGATATGATCGGCCATGCGCGG contains:
- a CDS encoding hydantoinase/oxoprolinase family protein, which produces MSAIVGIDVGGTFTDLYLSPGGGQPDRVVKVPSTPDDPSRGLADALEASGVAPGELSLILHGTTIATNAVIERKGARVALITTEGFRDILELGRRDRQRSYGLTGAHNPLIPRSQRWEVAERMDHEGNVVTPLDEEAVRALASALARMELEAVVVSYLHSYANPEHERRTAEILRAARNDWQVVISSDVVREYYEFERTSTATVQAYLQPLVSRYAERLQSRLADGGYSAQTLVMQSNGGLVPLATLPERAANIVRSGPAAGVMAAARLASEAGFNKIITGDMGGTSYDVAVVVDGQPPVAETTELDFRIPLRLPMIDVHTIGAGGGSIASLDRGGMLKVGPESAGAVPGPVCFGRGGTRPTVADANAVLARINPENPIGLKNIDRLDVDTARKALGELGAQIGLDAEETALAILTLVNHTMAGRTRLLTVEQGHDPRDFALVIFGGAGPLHGAAIMREVGIKTMLLPPHPGVQCALGCAIADIRYDMSLTVERPTAEIDAAWTAAALKSQREEGERKLAISANDIERSLVEHVALMSFAGQIHSLRVPIQADWSPERMAEGFREVYARENGDAPGDLPVTLVSLKTTVHGERNRGGTTPAQELSPGEAVPQAYRKVRFESWLDTPIYQREFLKPGQHFSGPAIIEQADTTTVIEPDMVARVDVAGNILVEMA
- a CDS encoding enoyl-CoA hydratase/isomerase family protein; this encodes MSAEPVLFERDGAIARLVLNRPDQGNAIDLGMARTLFEAAVRCDTDGSIRCVVLTGAGRLFCAGGDVGVMAKAGDDAPAVVGELASTLHMAVARLARMRKPLLVLVNGPAAGAGLSLAIAGDVVIAGESAHFTAAYGAIGLSPDGGMSWLLPRLVGLRKAQDIILTNRRIKSDEAERIGLVTRTVADDALAAEGEAAAGTLAASATAALGAARALLTEAYTSGLETQMEREVRAISNAAGSAECKEGLAALFAKRKPDFEGAGS
- a CDS encoding hydantoinase B/oxoprolinase family protein → MADPVTLSVVRGALEQITDEMDLHLIRAALSPIISETNDCAHGLYDAETGETIAQGSYGLPLFLASMQWTVQRVIAVAKQQGGFRDGDLWIVNDPYISGTHLNDVVLVKPVFVDGKPFGLFANTGHWMDMGGSVPGGWAPSATEIHQEGIIIPPMKLCDQGRFNDGVLTIIKANVRLPRQLEGDLAAMMNVFTVGARGLDNLIERYGVETLQECIAEILDRSERQMRSYIAEIPDGSYRFEDWFDNDGVEDRPLKVVVTLKVEGDSILMDFTGTEEKARGPMNISDSTAMSMCLVAIKHVFPDVPVNGGAFRPIGFHIPRPSILSAQYPVPVGGTTDVTQRVVDVVFGALAQAIPEQVPAAPFGTTGVLTITGNRPETGGYFVAVYPYPGGYGGSRESDGLVNGTPPGSMARFMSVEMSEHRYPVRFEYLAIREESGGAGEHRGGCGTAYGIEALADCTISILGDRVDYSPFGIGGGGKAQSNQVRLVIDGKEVIPPFRSKAEKLPLHAGDKVRLASPGGGGYGNPRKRDPQAVEADLNNGVISEDQAVSIYGATIAGREVRNGRTFYRLEHLEAAE
- a CDS encoding phosphotransferase family protein, which gives rise to MLDPGLAEWVIEITGGEIVRTSRASGGNRRQTWCIDIAGPDGKVLPLLLRFDPRSGDSGAEPWTIEREAQVFQAIRDIPIRAPKLVGFNPALRAVLTDRSAGVAELRHLKDDVAKQYIARQFMEDLATLHRHPIGGIELAVSASGPRMADHIVNELDIWEAMYREVGEDDPLLEFAFLWLRKHVPETDRAPVLAHGDAGPGNFMYDKGELTALIDWEFAHLGDPMDDIAWFSMRCVMEPVPDYFEALRCYEEAVGAPIDRASLLYHRVLVSTRVVVIRHRNFASEPAHAIVSRGLNRRLLVEALSAASGTEIERAPPVDSPETEYTSLYDRVIADLGNIIVPRSSDPAASAAAKNAAKVVKYLKAIDRYGRDIEAVELAELERLLGARPGSVEQGQQALCAALRQEGVSFDQALTYFAGAGVRGAQLSAEASGSIAGRHYIEI
- a CDS encoding nitronate monooxygenase family protein translates to MTLKTRFTELLGIEHPIVQGGMMWVGYAELAAAVSNAGGLGIITALTQPTPDDLRREIDRCRTMTDKPFGVNLTILPSVNPPPYAEYRQAIIDSGVTIVETAGYKPQEHVDEFKAHGVKVIHKCTAVRHAVSAQRMGVDAISIDGFECAGHPGEDDIPGLILIPAAADKITIPMIASGGFGDGRGLAAALALGADGINMGTRFCATVEAPIHDNIKQLIVENDERATNLIFRKFKNTGRVAKTSVSDKVVEISNQPDSVFEDIRPLVSGAKGREALQTGDVDAGLVWAGQIQGLIHDIPTCEELIGRIVRDAENIITGRLANMLAQAA
- a CDS encoding acetyl-CoA C-acetyltransferase, producing the protein MSEAYIVEAVRTAGGRRNGGLAGVHPNDLGARVVDALLDRTQIDPAAVDDVIIGCVTQAGEQSFALGRNVVLASRLPVSVPAVTIDRQCGSSQQSIHFAAQAVMSGTQDMVIAGGVESMSRVPMFSNFMLHKQAGIGTAPWSQAVMDRFGVAEFSQFTGAQMMADKYGFSRDDMDEFALWSHQKAAAAIEAGAFKAEIVPVETENGIFAQDEGVRFDASMEGIGSVKPLQEGGTITAANASQISDGASGALIVNEKALKDHGLTPIARIHNLTVTAGDPIIMLEEPLPATRKALQRAGLSIGDIDLFEVNEAFASVPLAWIKELGADPARLNVNGGAIALGHPLGASGAKLMATLVHALRARGRRWGLQTMCEGGGIANVTIVEAL
- a CDS encoding CaiB/BaiF CoA-transferase family protein; amino-acid sequence: MTEAKAERQGPLLGVRVLEFAGLGPAPFCSMLLADMGADIIRIDRPGQGPDPRDVTWRGRRSLALDLKRPEDLETCLAAADRADVLIEGFRPGVMERLGLGPEQIHARNPRLVYARMTGWGQTGPLAHTAGHDINYIALTGALAEMGIPGTPPSPPLNLVGDFGGGALYLAFGIVSALLERTRSGQGQVIDAAIVDGTASLMSFFQGISASGWTEMGRTRNFLAGQAPYYGTYACADGKYVAVGPLEPQFFAILADKLELDPALFANREDPANWAKGREALAAIFAWRTRDEWCELLEGTDACFSPVLELEEAPHHPHMAARGIYFEQGGVIQPVPAPRFSRTPGKAGARPCAAGEGGMEALAEWDVIPRD
- a CDS encoding DUF7065 domain-containing protein, coding for MASDDNFHFAQMGDRWWMTETAWFSFCIPERKMGGWFYNMIRPNIGTVSGGAWVWDDSATLPWEVPYSSNLTVMPLQEDADLNDITLRNGVSLKTLEPLKVYRIGYEDGDLLKADLCFEAVMPPRPLRKPGSAFGDLTHFDQFGRVTGKLHLHGEEIAVDCLAMRDRSWGPRPEHRPRKSAYVTGIASPDDCFLFVTKANELSEQLAYGFMIKDGEIGDLVEGMRRVERDPRTGFVERILIEGVDEYGRRLEAEGKKLSGITLIRHSFIDHNGLMEWSINGKTGHGEDQDMWPVHDWSRYRRETGRAG